The following proteins come from a genomic window of Terribacillus aidingensis:
- a CDS encoding VOC family protein produces the protein MEKVTPFLMFQDGKAEEAMNYYISLIEDSEIKSITRYGANEAGDEGTVMLASFSLKGQEFMCIDSNVKHQFSFTPSFSIYVTCDTEKELDDLYQKLNEDGLERMPLDNYGFSRKFGWTDDKFGVSWQLNLP, from the coding sequence ATGGAAAAGGTTACACCGTTCTTAATGTTCCAAGATGGCAAAGCAGAAGAAGCAATGAATTACTACATATCACTCATTGAGGATTCAGAAATTAAAAGTATTACTAGATATGGAGCGAATGAAGCTGGAGATGAAGGGACAGTGATGCTGGCTTCTTTCTCCTTAAAAGGGCAGGAATTTATGTGCATTGACAGCAATGTGAAACATCAATTTTCCTTTACACCTTCTTTCTCCATCTATGTTACTTGTGATACAGAAAAGGAACTGGATGATCTTTATCAGAAACTGAATGAGGATGGACTTGAACGTATGCCGCTAGATAACTATGGATTCAGTAGGAAATTCGGCTGGACGGATGATAAGTTCGGAGTATCATGGCAGTTAAATCTCCCATAA
- a CDS encoding dynamin family protein, with product MRRTAETTELFSLSALYQYFEAKNEPQYSKKMLDLVEKAEKGTAFICFTGHFSAGKSSLINALLGDKVLPASPIPTSANIVTIQQGEPKVFAYGADDTKYELPSPYRKETLDTYCRNKDIRRIDIQDDQTVLPERVALMDTPGIDASDDADRLMTESALHLVDSMFYVTDYNHVQSEVNLLFLQQLSEQKQPFYLIINQIDKHREEELAWADFQTGVTNVFEQWHITPEAVYYTTLKELDHEHNQLNTVKEKMGELLADRELLHNAGLERGKQRLIANYLQEMKQGLAEKEAALMERRHQLDKDAVNAASNWREKQKTAEEDGRETIHQTLKNANLMPFEVREVAEVYLESTFPDFKVGLFGSKRKTAEEREQRRAKTEELIQQQIEKQLTWRIRDKLSDWARKHDLYTESVQVLLQDFAVELPADLLEQHVQTGASKNGTYTLVYTAAVEDHIKLTYKKAALQVMEAAIQTTQNAYKQAEKMEEQENRKAAENEQINYEISQLQHSYEKLASKIHQTDRNMDLEAIEQAKQAMANRYQLKERVELLEAAPNGQSVKLEAEPIVQRDSSTKLTAKEMAHHLEAAASALSGVEGFQSAIEDIKNRKEKLVHQDYTLVLFGAFSAGKSSFANALLGESLLPVSPNPTTASINMLKQATIQHPHQTVLVKWKSRQHIEADIEVLSGKKLAMGDFLSENPADLVQDKRHQAFLQAVQTGYSQVHDKLGTEGTIPFKEFSDHVTKETLSCFIEQITVYLENTFLKQGVTLIDTPGADSVNARHTDVTFQFMKHADAILFVTYYNHAFSKADEQVLQQLGKVKGALEKDNMFFIVNASDLAKDEEEVSYVTSYVADNLANFQIRQPRLFALSSLLGLQEKRTSQKLNSGLGKLEEELNEFIRNELTEVIIQGAKRELKRQYGQLQAYANAMDLDEEAKLAKIRQYKHEQEEVLVKAHHYTQPVFQQAISQRIEKQLHYVKERQLLEANDLFKQCFNPSLIRSNGASGKEEVARQIHEFAGQIKMQLEQEYRAVTIRVDRTVREQMERWRSGLEKDVQTVNETLALAVSAEEKLLETAPPETQFRFEQGELTRLQKLYRGPKAFFQGNEKEKLKEELLKLMEPMLVEILQVYTSAMESHYKEIWQSEEERLQQKAANQLASYYTGMLRALTDTSSRQKLQQAIQNFASLQPEEV from the coding sequence ATGCGGCGAACAGCGGAAACAACTGAATTGTTCAGTTTGTCAGCACTATATCAATATTTCGAAGCAAAAAATGAACCACAATATAGCAAGAAAATGCTTGATTTGGTGGAGAAGGCCGAGAAAGGAACTGCCTTCATCTGTTTCACGGGGCATTTTTCGGCAGGAAAAAGCTCCCTTATTAATGCACTGCTTGGTGACAAAGTGCTTCCAGCGAGTCCGATACCAACGAGCGCCAATATTGTGACCATTCAGCAAGGAGAGCCGAAAGTCTTCGCTTATGGAGCGGATGATACGAAATATGAACTTCCTTCTCCGTACCGCAAAGAAACATTGGATACATATTGCAGAAATAAAGATATTCGCAGAATCGACATACAAGATGACCAAACAGTCCTCCCAGAAAGGGTAGCTTTGATGGATACACCCGGAATCGACGCGAGTGACGATGCAGACCGATTAATGACGGAGTCGGCACTGCATCTCGTAGACAGTATGTTTTATGTAACAGATTATAATCATGTGCAGTCAGAAGTGAACTTGCTGTTTTTACAGCAGCTATCCGAACAAAAACAGCCATTTTATTTGATCATCAATCAAATTGACAAGCATCGGGAAGAAGAACTGGCTTGGGCCGATTTCCAAACTGGGGTCACAAACGTATTTGAACAGTGGCACATTACACCTGAAGCAGTTTATTACACGACATTGAAAGAACTGGATCATGAACATAATCAGCTGAATACGGTGAAAGAAAAGATGGGAGAGCTGCTTGCAGATAGGGAGCTGCTGCATAATGCAGGACTAGAGCGAGGAAAGCAGCGTTTGATTGCTAATTATCTGCAGGAGATGAAACAGGGATTAGCAGAAAAGGAAGCAGCATTAATGGAAAGGCGTCACCAATTGGATAAAGATGCTGTGAATGCGGCAAGTAATTGGCGCGAGAAACAGAAAACAGCAGAAGAAGACGGGCGCGAGACTATCCACCAGACATTAAAGAACGCGAATTTGATGCCTTTTGAAGTACGCGAAGTGGCCGAAGTCTATTTGGAATCGACATTTCCGGACTTTAAAGTAGGTCTGTTTGGCAGTAAGCGGAAGACAGCAGAAGAACGGGAGCAGCGCCGGGCTAAGACAGAGGAGCTTATTCAGCAGCAAATCGAGAAACAGTTGACATGGCGGATTCGCGATAAGCTTAGCGACTGGGCTAGGAAGCATGATCTGTATACAGAGTCCGTACAAGTGCTGCTGCAGGATTTTGCGGTAGAGCTGCCAGCAGATTTGCTTGAGCAGCATGTTCAAACGGGAGCGAGTAAGAATGGTACCTATACATTGGTCTATACAGCTGCTGTCGAGGATCATATCAAGCTAACTTATAAAAAAGCTGCTCTGCAAGTGATGGAAGCAGCCATCCAGACGACTCAAAATGCCTACAAGCAGGCAGAAAAAATGGAAGAACAAGAAAATAGAAAAGCTGCTGAAAATGAACAAATAAATTATGAAATCAGTCAGCTGCAGCATTCCTACGAAAAACTGGCAAGTAAGATTCATCAGACTGATCGGAATATGGATTTAGAGGCTATTGAACAGGCGAAACAGGCAATGGCGAATAGATACCAGCTTAAGGAGAGAGTGGAGCTATTGGAGGCCGCCCCCAATGGACAATCTGTGAAGCTGGAGGCTGAACCGATTGTACAGCGCGATTCATCTACAAAGCTAACAGCAAAAGAGATGGCGCATCACTTGGAAGCTGCGGCATCTGCTCTCAGCGGCGTGGAAGGATTTCAATCAGCAATAGAAGATATCAAGAATAGAAAAGAAAAGTTAGTGCATCAAGATTACACGTTAGTGCTTTTTGGAGCTTTCAGTGCAGGTAAATCTTCATTCGCCAATGCATTGCTTGGTGAAAGTCTGCTGCCTGTGTCGCCGAATCCAACGACAGCATCAATCAATATGCTGAAGCAAGCGACAATTCAACATCCTCACCAGACTGTGCTCGTCAAATGGAAATCCCGCCAGCACATTGAGGCTGATATTGAAGTTCTGAGCGGAAAGAAGCTCGCTATGGGAGATTTCTTATCTGAAAACCCAGCGGATCTCGTACAGGATAAGAGGCATCAAGCATTTCTCCAAGCGGTCCAAACTGGCTATAGTCAGGTACACGATAAGCTTGGTACAGAAGGAACAATTCCCTTCAAAGAGTTCAGTGACCATGTGACGAAGGAGACGTTAAGCTGCTTCATTGAACAGATAACGGTTTATTTGGAAAATACGTTCCTTAAGCAAGGCGTTACTTTAATTGATACTCCCGGCGCTGACTCTGTTAATGCCCGCCATACGGATGTGACATTCCAATTCATGAAGCATGCCGATGCAATCCTTTTCGTGACTTACTATAATCACGCATTCTCAAAAGCTGATGAACAAGTACTTCAGCAGCTAGGTAAAGTAAAAGGGGCTTTGGAGAAAGACAATATGTTCTTCATCGTAAATGCAAGTGATTTGGCTAAAGATGAAGAGGAAGTCAGTTATGTCACCTCCTATGTGGCAGACAATCTGGCAAACTTCCAAATCAGACAGCCACGCCTTTTCGCTTTGAGCAGCTTACTTGGCTTGCAAGAGAAACGGACTTCCCAAAAACTCAATTCAGGGCTTGGCAAGCTGGAAGAAGAATTGAATGAGTTCATCCGCAATGAGCTGACAGAAGTCATTATTCAAGGTGCCAAGCGGGAATTGAAAAGGCAATATGGACAGCTGCAAGCATATGCCAACGCCATGGACTTAGATGAAGAAGCAAAATTAGCGAAAATCCGTCAATATAAGCATGAACAGGAAGAGGTCTTAGTCAAAGCACACCATTATACACAGCCTGTTTTTCAACAAGCCATTTCACAACGTATCGAGAAACAATTGCATTATGTAAAGGAAAGGCAGCTGCTTGAAGCAAATGATTTATTTAAACAGTGCTTTAATCCTTCTTTGATCAGAAGCAATGGAGCATCAGGGAAAGAGGAAGTGGCTCGGCAGATTCACGAATTTGCGGGCCAAATCAAAATGCAGCTGGAACAGGAATACCGTGCAGTCACCATCCGTGTCGACAGAACCGTTAGAGAACAGATGGAGCGGTGGAGGAGCGGATTGGAAAAGGACGTACAAACGGTGAACGAAACGTTGGCACTGGCAGTGTCTGCAGAGGAAAAACTGCTGGAAACAGCACCGCCTGAAACGCAGTTCCGCTTCGAACAAGGAGAATTAACACGTCTGCAAAAACTGTATCGCGGTCCAAAAGCCTTTTTCCAAGGGAACGAGAAAGAGAAGCTGAAAGAGGAACTTCTTAAGCTGATGGAGCCAATGTTAGTTGAAATCTTGCAAGTATATACATCAGCTATGGAAAGCCATTACAAGGAGATCTGGCAGTCGGAAGAAGAACGTCTTCAGCAGAAGGCAGCCAATCAGCTGGCTAGCTATTATACTGGTATGCTACGGGCTTTAACAGACACATCATCCCGTCAGAAGCTCCAGCAAGCGATACAGAATTTCGCTTCACTTCAGCCGGAAGAAGTTTGA
- a CDS encoding FAD-dependent oxidoreductase yields MEQTKKLFSQKPSSYWRNSTDLPTYPALEKDLDTDVLVIGEGIAGITTAYELTKRGRSVVLIEGRELISGTTGYTTSKLTAQHDIIYHGLIERYGEETAKQYFQANLQAINYVKDTAAEHGIDCEFMEQEAYIYTQLDEGVETIEKEVEAYRKLHIDGYLTDSMPLDIPIKAAAVMRQQAQFHPVKYLVGLLKEIELRGGSIYEQTLAVSFDTESRPVVHTENGHTITANHVVSATHFPVQVENQYFSSNMNPKNSYGIAIKSKKPYPDGMYISLESPKRSIRSLKKGDDHYVLVGGESHVTGDGSSVLDRYERIYQFAEEQFGVEELYQHWSSHDLLTTDQLPFVGKVSDDAPEIYTATGFGKWGLSNGVAAATLLADLIEGKENEYADLYKVGREMEEAEAVSIGEDDVNRISNETVVKPDDLPNGKGAILEKDGQTMAYYRDEQGELHEMSASCTHNGCPVSWNNADHTWDCSCHGSRFTAVGEVVEGPALRALDRE; encoded by the coding sequence ATGGAGCAAACAAAAAAGCTATTTTCACAGAAGCCATCATCATACTGGCGTAATTCAACGGATTTGCCGACGTATCCAGCTCTGGAAAAAGACCTGGATACGGATGTATTAGTAATTGGTGAAGGTATCGCCGGGATAACGACAGCATATGAACTGACCAAGCGTGGCAGAAGTGTTGTCCTTATCGAAGGGCGAGAGCTGATTTCAGGTACTACCGGATATACGACAAGTAAGCTCACTGCACAGCATGACATCATTTACCACGGCTTGATCGAACGCTATGGCGAGGAAACTGCTAAACAGTATTTTCAAGCAAATCTGCAGGCAATCAATTATGTAAAAGATACAGCAGCTGAACACGGAATTGATTGTGAATTCATGGAGCAAGAAGCTTACATCTATACACAGCTGGATGAAGGCGTGGAAACAATCGAGAAAGAGGTCGAGGCTTACCGTAAGCTTCATATTGATGGGTATCTGACGGATTCAATGCCTCTGGATATCCCAATAAAAGCAGCCGCTGTCATGCGCCAGCAAGCCCAATTCCATCCAGTGAAATACTTAGTAGGCTTACTAAAGGAAATTGAGCTGCGGGGAGGCAGCATTTACGAACAGACATTAGCTGTCTCATTTGATACAGAGTCACGGCCTGTCGTCCATACGGAGAATGGTCACACTATTACAGCGAATCATGTTGTCAGTGCAACACATTTTCCAGTGCAAGTAGAGAATCAGTATTTCTCTTCTAATATGAACCCTAAGAATTCTTACGGAATCGCCATCAAGTCCAAGAAACCGTACCCTGACGGCATGTACATCAGCCTAGAATCGCCAAAACGTTCAATCCGCAGCTTGAAAAAAGGCGATGATCATTATGTGCTTGTCGGAGGAGAGTCCCACGTGACGGGTGATGGTTCTTCTGTGCTGGATCGATACGAAAGAATCTATCAATTTGCTGAAGAACAATTTGGAGTAGAAGAACTCTATCAGCATTGGTCCAGCCATGATCTGCTTACAACAGATCAGTTGCCATTCGTCGGTAAGGTAAGTGACGATGCGCCTGAGATATACACCGCAACAGGCTTCGGCAAATGGGGCTTATCCAACGGTGTAGCTGCAGCTACATTGCTGGCCGATCTGATTGAAGGTAAAGAGAATGAATATGCTGATCTATATAAAGTTGGTCGAGAGATGGAAGAAGCGGAAGCTGTCAGTATCGGTGAGGATGATGTAAATCGCATCAGCAATGAAACGGTTGTCAAACCAGATGATTTGCCTAATGGAAAAGGTGCCATCCTCGAGAAAGATGGTCAGACAATGGCTTATTATCGGGATGAACAAGGAGAGCTGCACGAAATGAGTGCATCCTGTACGCATAACGGCTGTCCTGTTTCCTGGAATAATGCGGATCATACATGGGATTGCTCCTGTCATGGATCACGATTTACAGCTGTTGGAGAAGTCGTTGAGGGGCCGGCGCTGAGGGCATTGGATAGAGAATAA